The sequence below is a genomic window from Paenibacillus silvisoli.
TATCCGCGGAAGCGCTCAAAACCGTCATCGATATGGGCATGCTGCAAGGCGTCTCGGAAACATGGGATCGTTTGGAAGAGCATCTGAACGCTGTAAAATAAGGACTTGGAAACAAACGCCGGACGCAAGGTCCGGCGTTTGTTTTTTGTTGACAGACGTCTGGCATGTATTTTATGATTCAACTAATCAATAAAACACTTGAATAGTTGAGGTGCCGAAACATGATGATAGACCGTAACTGGAGGGACCAGTTATATAACGAGTTCGCCCGTATCGGCAAATGCTTATCCAGCCCCAAGAGGCTGGAGTTGCTTGATCTTCTTTCTCAAGGGCCGAAGTCGGTCGAGCAGTTGGGTAAGATGACCGGTATGAGCGTTGCGAACGTATCGCAGCACTTGCAGACCCTCCATGAATCGAAGCTAGTCCGGTACAACAAGAGAGGGAACTTTGTCATTTATGAGTTAGCCGATCCTACGGTTGGTGAATTTATGGTGTCGATGCATCGGCTCGGCGAGAAAAGGCTCGTGGAGATCCAGCAGATGAAATCCGACATTTTGCAAGCTCACGCCAGCATGGAGGCCATTACCCTGGATGAATTAAGGGAACGAATGGAAAACGGCGAAGTGCTGTTGATCGACGTAAGGCCTTCGGATGAATATGCCGCAGGACATATTCCCGGGGCGATATCCATCCCTATCGAAGAGCTGGATAACCATCTTGATGCGCTGCCGATGGGCAAGGAAATTGTCGCCTATTGCAGAGGCCCGTATTGTCTCATGTCTGCACAGGCCGTAGAACGGATGAACCGGCACGGCATTCGGGCATCCCGATTAGAAGAGGGAGTTTATGAATGGAAGCATTACGTATCACATGCGACTGTCAGAAGCGAGGTGCTCTAAACAATGACGGGGACACATAAACAAAGGCATGATCATTTTCGGAAATACGTTGATTCACCGGAAAAACAGCGTCGGCTATATAAACGATCGCTTGTAATCGTCATCCTATCTCAGCTGTTTGGCGGCGCAGGACTTGCAGCAGGCGTAACCGTCGGCGCGCTGCTTGCGCAAGACATGCTGGGCTCGGACAGCCTGGCAGGAGTTCCGGCGGCGTTGTTCACGCTCGGCTCGGCTGTTGCGGCGATGCTTGTCGGACGGTTATCCCAGAGGCACGGACGACGCCTTGGACTTGCTGCGGGATTTATAACAGGCGGAATCGGAGCGATCGGTGTGACGCTTGCGGCGTTCTACAGCAGCGTCATTCTGCTGTTTGTTTCTCTAGTTATTTATGGAGCTGGAACTGCGACCAATTTGCAAGCCCGCTATGCCGGCACGGATTTGGCCAAACCGAATGAACGGGCTAGAGCCATTAGCATCGCGATGGTCGCAACGACGTTCGGTGCGGTAGCAGGCCCTAATTTAGTTGATGTGACGGGACATTTTGCAACAGGGATCGGCTTTCCGGCTTTAACCGGCCCGTTTATGCTGGCTGCCGTTGCTTACTTATTAGCAGGATTCGTATTTTTTATTTTTCTTCGTCCTGACCCCTTCGTCGTTGCGAAGACGATTTTCGACGCACAAGCGGATATTCGTCAATCGAAGGGGGATAACGATCAAACCAATCAAGCTAGTCAAAACAGAGGCTTAATCGTTGGAGCGACCGTCATGATATTAACGCAAATCGTGATGGTGGCTATTATGACCATGACACCTGTTCATATGAAGCATCACGGTCACGGTCTAGGCGATGTCGGCTTGGTAATCGGAATCCATATTGGGGCGATGTATTTGCCATCGCTCTTGACCGGCATGCTTGCCGATAAAATAGGACGGACGACGATGTCGATCGCGTCAGGCGGCGTGTTGTTAAGCGCCGGAATCGTTGCGGCTCTCGTGCCGGCGGATTCCATGTTCGGGCTTACGACTGCGCTCGCTTTGTTGGGCTTAGGGTGGAACTTCGGCCTCATTAGCGGCACTGCCATCATTATCGACGCGACCGATCCGGCAACCCGCGCCAAAACGCAAGGTACGATCGATGTGCTTATCGCGCTGGCAGGCGCATCCGGCGGCGCGCTATCCGGCATGATCGCAGCGAATTCGAGCTATGCGCTTTTATCGCTATGCGGGGGCGCGCTTGCGCTCTTGCTTATTCCAGTCGTGTTATGGTCCAGAAAGCGGAAAATAACCATTTCAAGCTCTAA
It includes:
- a CDS encoding metalloregulator ArsR/SmtB family transcription factor; the encoded protein is MIDRNWRDQLYNEFARIGKCLSSPKRLELLDLLSQGPKSVEQLGKMTGMSVANVSQHLQTLHESKLVRYNKRGNFVIYELADPTVGEFMVSMHRLGEKRLVEIQQMKSDILQAHASMEAITLDELRERMENGEVLLIDVRPSDEYAAGHIPGAISIPIEELDNHLDALPMGKEIVAYCRGPYCLMSAQAVERMNRHGIRASRLEEGVYEWKHYVSHATVRSEVL
- a CDS encoding MFS transporter is translated as MTGTHKQRHDHFRKYVDSPEKQRRLYKRSLVIVILSQLFGGAGLAAGVTVGALLAQDMLGSDSLAGVPAALFTLGSAVAAMLVGRLSQRHGRRLGLAAGFITGGIGAIGVTLAAFYSSVILLFVSLVIYGAGTATNLQARYAGTDLAKPNERARAISIAMVATTFGAVAGPNLVDVTGHFATGIGFPALTGPFMLAAVAYLLAGFVFFIFLRPDPFVVAKTIFDAQADIRQSKGDNDQTNQASQNRGLIVGATVMILTQIVMVAIMTMTPVHMKHHGHGLGDVGLVIGIHIGAMYLPSLLTGMLADKIGRTTMSIASGGVLLSAGIVAALVPADSMFGLTTALALLGLGWNFGLISGTAIIIDATDPATRAKTQGTIDVLIALAGASGGALSGMIAANSSYALLSLCGGALALLLIPVVLWSRKRKITISSSNDLKL